CAGCTACGAAGGCGAGAGCATTCCGGAAACCACCGTGTTCGACCGCGTGCTGGTCGCCGTGGGCCGCTCGCCCAACGGCAACAAGATCGGCGCGGACAAGGCCGGCGTGGCAGTGACCGAGCGCGGCTTCATCAATGTCGACACGCAGATGCGCACCAACGTGCCGCACATCTACGCCATCGGCGACCTGGTCGGCCAGCCCATGCTGGCGCACAAGGCCACGCACGAGGCACGCGTGGCGGCGGAAGTCGTTGCCGGCATGAAGAGCTACTTCGATGCGCGCGTGATCCCGTCCGTCGCCTTCACCGATCCGGAAGTGGCATGGGTGGGCGTCACCGAACGTGAGGCGAAGGAAAAGGGCCTCAAGGTCGGCGTGGGCAAGTTCCCGTGGGCGGCCAGCGGCCGCGCCATCGGCATCGACCGCACGGAAGGCTTCACCAAGCTGATCTTCGACGAAGAGACCCACCGCATCGTCGGTGGCGCCATCGTCGGCCCGCATGCGGGCGACCTGATCAGCGAGCTTTGCCTGGCGATCGAAATGGGTGCGGAAGCGGCCGACATCGGCCTCACCATCCACCCGCATCCCACGCTGGGTGAGTCGGTGGGCATGGCGGCGGAAGTCTACGAAGGCACTATTACCGACCTGTACATGCCGAAGAAGAAAAAGTAAGTCGGCACTGTCGCTACGAAGAAAGAGCCCGGGACATCCCGGGCTCTTTTTTTGTGCCTGCGATCAGTTCGATTCGGTGAACTGGATCGACGGGTTGCTGCCGCCCGCCGTCGTGCAGCTGCCCAGGTTGAGGTTGTTGCTCTCGCCCGTGCTGCCGGAGTTGGCGACGCAGGACGGTGCCGTGGTGGAGCCGTTGGTCACCGCCAGCTTCACGGTGATGTGCGAGCCGCTGTTGAACTGCGCTTCCGAGCCACCCGCGTTGCCGACCACGTTGAACTCGCCGACCTTCCACACCTGCGCCAGGTACAGCACGCTGTCGGCGCCGCTGGAGCTGTAGGCCGTGGTGCCGTTGGTGAACACCACCGTGTCCTTGCCGCCGGCGGTGACGCCGCCGCTCAGCTTGACGTTACCCAGCTGGGTGGCTGGTACGTCCGGCGCGGTGGTGGCGGCGCTGTTCTTGTAGCAGTCGCCTGCGCCGTCGCTGCCGAAGCCGGTCGGGCAGCGCGTGCCACCGTAGTTGATCAGCCAGTACTGCATGAACACGGCGGCCGAGCCTTGCACTTCATAGTCGGGCGCGTAGACGAACTGCTGCCACACCGTACAACCCGAGTGGCCCCGGCAGGCGGAGGTGGTGTCGTTGAAACTGGAGTTGATCTGCAGCGAATACTCGTTCGGGCCAAGGATGCCGCCGCCGCCATACGCCGCCACGCCCACGCCGGTTTCCGACGTCACGCCCGTCACCGACGGGAATGTGCCCACGGCCTGCTTGATCAGGCTGGTGCTCTGCAGCGTGTAGTCGTTGCCATTGCCGGCGGTTTCCGCCGCACCACCGAACAGGCGGAAGCGCGGGGTCGGGGCAACGCGCGGCTGAAGCTCATGACAGGCGGTCTGGTGCCAGATGACGCTGGGGTACGTGGCCTGGAAGCAACCTTCCGACGGCGTGGCGATCTGCGCCATGGCTTCGCGCCAGCTGGCGCGTGCCGTTTCTTCCATCGGGCTGACGTACGTCGCAGCCTGCATGGAAGCGCCGCCCGAAGGCGCGGCGTAGACAGCGGGAAGGAGGGCGGCGCTGATCAGGCCCGCGAGCAGCGCAATCTTGGTGTTTGCACGCATTGAGTATCTCCCTTGGAACGCGAATGGTCATGGGTTGTCGACCGCGGACGATTCCGTCGGCCGATGACAGGCAACAACTCACCTACACGCCGGCAACCCGAGGGTTGCAGCGAATCTCTTGCGATCTCATGGCTCCTTCCGGACGACGGAAGGTGAAGACTTCCCCAGTCACGAGCACTCGGGGAAACAGGGTGTCCCCTGAGCACTCAGGAGCGTTTGGTAACCCATGCGTCGCGCCGTTGCAAATCGAAAAAAAGTGCGTCGTTCGATGTAAGGAACACGACAGAATGCCTTGCATCGATCAAAGCGACACGAGGCATTGAGAACAAAGCAAATATCGTCTCGTCGACGCGAGAGGACGCATCATCGTTGACGACGGTGCCCGCAAAAAAGCGCGAGCGTGAAAGTCGTCATCACAATGGCTTGTTGCAAGACTCGTTCATGACTGTCGTGGTCATGCAAAAAAGTGCCTAAAACAAGCCATTTTTGACATGGTCGACATGTCTGTGATGCGCTGCACATTTCATGCGGAGCGGTACGACGAAGTTGTGACTGCTTCGTGAAGTCGTCCGGCGACCATGGTCGTCGCCGACGATGCAACGTGGATGTCTTGCGTGAAAGCGAGGTCTTGCAGGAAGGAAATCTCGCTACGAGATGGATTGCCAGCTCACGCGGCCTGGCATGGCAAAGGCAACGCCGTGCCGTGGCGCTGCCGTTCCATCAGGCGTCCGGTGTCATTGGCCGATAGGGTCCAGCGCCGCCTTGATCGGTGTCGAGGCATCCTTCAGGTATTGGATGGTTCCCCGCGTGCTGACGATCATCTGCTGCGACATACTCAGAAACTCCATCGGATCGACATCCTTGCCCAGGCGAATGCGCGTCTGCAGGTCGATCATGCGTGGTGCATTGAGCGCCAGGGTGGCGTTGTGCGTGGTCCAGTTCGCGGTTTCGCGCAAGGCCGCGTAGGCGACGGCGTAGCGGTGCAGGTGATCCGCGTCGATCCAGGTGGCCGACTGGTTGGCGACGGCCACGTCCCAGGCCTGGCTGTTGAAGGCCGGCCAGTTGATGGCAAGGGTGAAGCCTTTGCTCTGCTCCCGGATGTGCTTGTTGATCTCCACATCCGACAGCCCCTTGCGAACGTCGTCGCTGATGGCCGTGTCGAGGGCGATCAGCGGCTCGAGCTTCTTCTCATCCATGTCGATGGCGGCCTGGATGTCGCGCAGCGTGTTGCCCAGCTCCGTGTTGATCTGCTCGCTCGCGTGCTCGGCAGCATGTCGATGGTGCGCGTGCTCGATCCACTGTTCCAGGCCAAGGGCGGTGAGGATGCTGAGCACGATCATCAGGTAATGCTGCAGGAACTCGCGCAGCGAATGCCACTTCACCTTGGGTACTTCGACATGCATGGGGTTTCGTCCATGGAGGGTATGAAGCAGCTTAGTGCCGCGCGGCAGCGGCGACGCGTGTCATTCGTCGTAGCCAAGCCGGGCCATGACCGGCCGGAGGATCGGCAACACCGGCTCGAACTTTTCGCGGTAGGCGTGCCACCGGTTCACCGCCTTGCGATGAATGCCCTCGGTGACCTGCGCATAGCTCGGCGTGCTGATGTAACCCTTGGCGCGGGCATGTTCGGCGAAGTGGGCCATCGGCGCCGTGTCGTCCACGTCGAGGAACTGGCCCAGGCGCACGACGTGCTCATCGAAGCGGCTGACCACCGATTCATAACGCCATTCGAGCACGCGCGGCGCGAACACCTCGACCTGCCGGTACCAGTGTTCGAAGGCCTGCACATAGCCCTCGGCCAGCCGTTGCAGCGACGAGCAGAGCACCATGAAGGGCGGTGAGCGGAAGGGAAGCATGTAGCAGCTGAGCAGCACATCGCAGGGATGGCGCAGGCACATGATGATGCGCGCTTCCGGGAACAGGCGCGCGATCATGGGCAGGCAGAGCATGTTGAGCGGGTTCTTGTCGACGAGCCGCCGTTGCCCGAGGTCCGGAAGGACCTTGGCCGCCATGTCGCCATAGATCGCGCGCAGCTGGTTCGCTTCGCCCTGCGTCATGCGGGCCAGATCGTTCGGGTACGACTGGCCGGCGGCCTGCATGCGTCCGATCAGCTCGTAGACGAAACCCCGCTCGTCCATGGAGCGGAAGTCCGGGTGCGAGTCGAGCATCTGCTCCAGCAGCGTCGTGCCCGAGCGCGGAAAACCCACCACGAAGACCGGGCTTTCCCGGCTGGACGGGGCGGTCAATGGCGTCCAGCGGTCATGCTCGCGATGGCTGACACCGTGCGCCGTCATGGTCAGCGCGTGGCTGCCTTCGACGGTGAGTTCGGGCACCAGCGCGCTGGCGAGGTTCCATTGAATGGCATGGGCCCGTTCGGCGGCCTGCCAGGCTTCTTCGCGGCGGCCTTGCTTGTCCCGCGCGCCCGCCAGTCCGAATGCAGCGGTTGCGCTCGCCTCGGGCGCGTCGTCCCGGGCAAGCAGGTGTTCGTACAGTTCCGCCGCCAGTTCGGGCTGTCCGCGACGCAGTGCGATGGCCGCACGGGCCTGCCACAGCGCAGTGATCAGGGCGGGTGCGTGATCCTGTGGCGACGCCAGCACGTGCGCGGGTATGCGATCCAGTTCCGCCTGTGCGAGCTCGGTCTGGTTGCTGCGTTCGTGCATGGCCCCGCGAAGGACTGCTAGCCGCCACGACATGGCCTGCGCGTCCGGCCCGTCCGGCAGTTCGGCTTGCGACAGCACGTGGAAGGCGGTGGCCTGGTCGCCCTGGCCGGACAGCATCGTGGCCAGCAGCAGCGCTTGTTCCGCCGGCTGGGGCGGCCAAGTGGCCGCACCGGCGAGCATCGCCTCTTCGCCCTGGTTGTCGCCGCACTGGTGACAGGCATGGGCCGCCTGCAGCCGCGCATCGACGAATCCCGGGATGAGCTGCACGGCATCGAGCAGCGCATGGCGCGCCTGCAGCCAGCGTTGCTGCTGTGCATACAGCAGGCCAAGGTTGTAGTGGACCTGGGCTTCCTGCGGCGCGAGTGTGCGTGCCTGCAGCAATGCGTGCTCGGCGCTTTCAAGATCGCCCAGCTGGCGTGCCACGACAGAGAGGTTGTTCCAGTACTCGGGAACCTGCGGGTGGCGGCGCACCAATCGCTGGAAGCTGTCCAGCGCATCCTGCAGCTGCCCGTTGCCCTGCTGGGCCGCGCCCAGCAGCAGCAAGGCGGTTTCGTCGCTGTCTTCGGTATCGCGCAGTGGCTCGCCGAGGGACAGCACGGTGGCCAGGTCGCCCCGATTGTAGGCGGCGAGCATGCGTGCGGTGCGTTCCGCGGTGGATGGCGAGTGATTCGTCATCCCTGAATCCTAGCAGCGGGATGGCCGCGACGGATTCGTCGCGGCCATCCGGCCATGGTGCCGGTCAGATCAGAACTTGACCGTCGCGCGAGCCCAGTAGTAGCGGCCCATCACGTCGTACGTGGCGGTATCGACGTTGTAGTTCGACCCGTTCTCGTAGGCGAGCGGCGGGGTCTTGTTGCTGAGGTTGTCGATGCCCACGTCGAAGCGGGTGTGGATCTTCGCCCACTCGTAACCAGCCTGGATGGAGTGATACAGCACGGAAGCCATCGGTGCGCTGCCGCCGGTATCCAGGTTGGCATTGAGGTTGGTCACCGGGTGGATGTAGCGCGACTGCCACTGGGCGCTCCACGGACCCATCGCCCAGTTGAGCGTGAGCGTGCCGCGCCAGCGGGAGATGTTGCCGAACTGCGTACCAAAGGTGCCGGCGTAGTTGATCGACTGCGCGCCCGGCTGGCCGGGGGTGGCATCGTTCTTGTACGTGGCGATGTAGGTGGTGTTGAGGCCGGCCTTGAAGTTGCCCGGGTCCACGCCGCCGATGTCGAAGTGCGGG
This genomic interval from Dyella japonica A8 contains the following:
- a CDS encoding tetratricopeptide repeat-containing sulfotransferase family protein encodes the protein MTNHSPSTAERTARMLAAYNRGDLATVLSLGEPLRDTEDSDETALLLLGAAQQGNGQLQDALDSFQRLVRRHPQVPEYWNNLSVVARQLGDLESAEHALLQARTLAPQEAQVHYNLGLLYAQQQRWLQARHALLDAVQLIPGFVDARLQAAHACHQCGDNQGEEAMLAGAATWPPQPAEQALLLATMLSGQGDQATAFHVLSQAELPDGPDAQAMSWRLAVLRGAMHERSNQTELAQAELDRIPAHVLASPQDHAPALITALWQARAAIALRRGQPELAAELYEHLLARDDAPEASATAAFGLAGARDKQGRREEAWQAAERAHAIQWNLASALVPELTVEGSHALTMTAHGVSHREHDRWTPLTAPSSRESPVFVVGFPRSGTTLLEQMLDSHPDFRSMDERGFVYELIGRMQAAGQSYPNDLARMTQGEANQLRAIYGDMAAKVLPDLGQRRLVDKNPLNMLCLPMIARLFPEARIIMCLRHPCDVLLSCYMLPFRSPPFMVLCSSLQRLAEGYVQAFEHWYRQVEVFAPRVLEWRYESVVSRFDEHVVRLGQFLDVDDTAPMAHFAEHARAKGYISTPSYAQVTEGIHRKAVNRWHAYREKFEPVLPILRPVMARLGYDE